From a single Oreochromis niloticus isolate F11D_XX linkage group LG3, O_niloticus_UMD_NMBU, whole genome shotgun sequence genomic region:
- the LOC106098952 gene encoding zinc finger protein 436 isoform X1: MFYWMKSGNSGGSEPVDSVGNMSKSDILRGIVTEKMSTAAREILAVVERTVADYEEEAAGFRREIGRQRRLLELLQPNVSLEKRVLQPDVERHEVEVVPEDREEQQHKQQTGVEETESLGLLWYDDIDDDEEEQELVQPTSSRQKREDLKDPDYKIPSRIPTVRKKPGRPRISDTKNHIDLRVRILEDSHTNVLSKTVFKKFPAQDLKCPLGLQEADFLDLLKSTFPQLADDEPFDLFTTDRSRRLQPLKVKTVTPEEIHRFTGNSALYIRLKTSEEEEKEFPPSPTNDDCPSSDADVTKNNEAELQSSSPVQHTDSPSVDILASSSTSQKQDLQTDEEAREREVDSKDEHKALAVGKNFKPVSERQVTKKMKKQVRKSDMKEIEKSKIACKVCGVWYLNLGSLIKHTWSHLEEPQGGCGVCGEQFESVDELKRHIRIHQKTHDCSYCGKSFFTIVGLNSHVSLHTGDRPFKCKICSKTFAYMSGLNAHHWVHVEEKPHKCDICPKSFGLKAQLQAHSKIHTSKDRYVCNICGKSVCDLRSLTRHKFTHSGERPYGCQICGKRFKLSGNLKSHEKIHMARERPFLCHVCCKSFLSNCSLMTHMKTHSSERPHVCGVCSKGFVSNGELKVHMRVHTGEAPYGCSECGRFFKRKTHLTNHIRSHLGIKRFVCAICGKACSRQEHLTVHMRTHNGERPYQCTICEKAFTQSHCLKTHMKSHQVEENSVPSPSTT, encoded by the exons atgttttactgGATGAAGAGCGGCAACAGCGGCGGCTCCGAACCGGTCGACAGCGTCGGTAACATGTCCAAGAGCGACATACTGAGAGGAATCGTCACCGAGAAAATGAGCACAGCCGCCCGGGAGATCTTAGCGGTGGTGGAGAGGACTGTAGCCGACTACGAGGAGGAGGCTGCGGGCTTCAGGCGAGAGATCGGCCGTCAGAGGAGACTGCTGGAGCTCCTGCAGCCTAACGTCTCtctggagaaaagag tccTACAGCCTGATGTGGAGAGGCATGAGGTGGAAGTCGTGcctgaggacagagaggagcaACAGCACAAGCAACAGACAG GTGTGGAGGAAACTGAGAGCCTGGGCCTGCTTTGGTATGACGAcattgatgatgatgaagaggagcAGGAGTTGGTGCAACCAACAAGTTCCCGACAAAAACGAGAAGATCTAAAGGACCCAGATTATAAAATACCATCAAG AATTCCGACTGTCAGGAAGAAGCCCGGCAGACCTCGCATCAGTGACACAAAGAACCATATAGATCTCAGAGTCCGTATCCTGGAGGACTCTCACACCAATGTGCTCTCTAAGACGG TATTCAAGAAGTTCCCAGCACAGGACCTGAAGTGCCCTCTTGGTCTACAGGAAGCTGACTTCCTGGACTTGTTGAAGTCCACCTTTCCTCAGCTGGCAGATGATGAACCTTTTGACTTGTTCACAACGGACAGAAGCCGGAGGCTCCAGCCCCTAAAAGTGAAGACTGTGACTCCAGAGGAGATCCACAGGTTTACTGGAAACTCTGCCCTTTACATCCGCCTCAAG ACtagtgaggaggaagagaaagagtTTCCTCCTTCACCAACAAATGATGACTGTCCATCCAGCGATGCCGACGTAACAAAAAACAACGAAGCCGAACTCCAGTcaag CAGCCCTGTTCAGCATACAGACAGTCCCAGTGTGGACATTTTGGCCAGCAGCTCAACGTCACAAAAGCAAGACCTGCAAACAGATGAAGAGGCCCGTGAGAGAGAAGTGGACAGCAAAGATGAACACAAGGCCTTGGCTGTAGGTAAAAACTTTAAACCTGTTTCTGAGCGCCAGGTGacaaaaaagatgaagaaacaAGTGCGCAAAAGTGACATGAAAGAGATAGAGAAGAGTAAAATAGCCTGTAAAGTGTGTGGAGTGTGGTACTTGAACCTGGGCAGCTTGATCAAACACACCTGGAGTCACCTGGAGGAGCCGCAGGGTGGTTGTGGAGTTTGTGGAGAGCAGTTTGAATCTGTGGATGAGTTGAAGAGGCATATCAGAATTCACCAGAAAACTCACGACTGCTCATATTGTGGAAAGTCTTTCTTCACCATCGTCGGTCTTAACAGCCACGTCTCTCTGCACACAGGAGACAGGCCATTCAAATGTAAGATTTGCAGCAAAACCTTTGCTTACATGTCTGGTCTGAATGCTCACCATTGGGTCCACGTGGAAGAGAAACCACACAAATGTGACATTTGTCCAAAATCCTTTGGTTTGAAGGCGCAGCTCCAAGCTCACAGCAAGATACACACCAGCAAAGACAGATACGTCTGCAATATCTGTGGAAAGTCTGTGTGCGACCTTCGATCTTTGACCCGCCACAAGTTCACTCACTCTGGAGAGCGGCCGTATGGCTGCCAAATCTGCGGGAAGCGTTTCAAACTTTCCGGCAACTTGAAGTCCCACGAGAAGATCCACATGGCCAGGGAGCGACCTTTCCTCTGCCACGTCTGCTGCAAATCCTTCCTGTCAAACTGCAGCCTGATGACTCACATGAAGACGCACAGCAGCGAGAGGCCGCACGTCTGCGGCGTGTGCAGCAAAGGCTTCGTGTCCAACGGCGAACTCAAGGTTCACATGCGAGTGCACACTGGCGAGGCGCCGTACGGCTGTTCCGAGTGCGGCCGTTTCTTCAAACGCAAGACTCACCTGACCAACCACATCAGGAGCCACTTGGGCATCAAACGGTTTGTGTGTGCGATCTGTGGGAAGGCGTGCTCTCGCCAGGAACACCTGACGGTCCACATGAGGACCCACAACGGAGAGAGACCGTACCAGTGCACCATCTGCGAAAAAGCCTTCACCCAGAGCCACTGTCTGAAAACGCACATGAAGAGCCACCAGGTGGAGGAAAACTCTGTCCCCAGTCCATCCACAACCTAA
- the LOC106098952 gene encoding zinc finger protein 345 isoform X2, whose product MFYWMKSGNSGGSEPVDSVGNMSKSDILRGIVTEKMSTAAREILAVVERTVADYEEEAAGFRREIGRQRRLLELLQPNVSLEKRVLQPDVERHEVEVVPEDREEQQHKQQTGVEETESLGLLWYDDIDDDEEEQELVQPTSSRQKREDLKDPDYKIPSRIPTVRKKPGRPRISDTKNHIDLRVRILEDSHTNVLSKTVFKKFPAQDLKCPLGLQEADFLDLLKSTFPQLADDEPFDLFTTDRSRRLQPLKVKTVTPEEIHRFTGNSALYIRLKTSEEEEKEFPPSPTNDDCPSSDADVTKNNEAELQSSPVQHTDSPSVDILASSSTSQKQDLQTDEEAREREVDSKDEHKALAVGKNFKPVSERQVTKKMKKQVRKSDMKEIEKSKIACKVCGVWYLNLGSLIKHTWSHLEEPQGGCGVCGEQFESVDELKRHIRIHQKTHDCSYCGKSFFTIVGLNSHVSLHTGDRPFKCKICSKTFAYMSGLNAHHWVHVEEKPHKCDICPKSFGLKAQLQAHSKIHTSKDRYVCNICGKSVCDLRSLTRHKFTHSGERPYGCQICGKRFKLSGNLKSHEKIHMARERPFLCHVCCKSFLSNCSLMTHMKTHSSERPHVCGVCSKGFVSNGELKVHMRVHTGEAPYGCSECGRFFKRKTHLTNHIRSHLGIKRFVCAICGKACSRQEHLTVHMRTHNGERPYQCTICEKAFTQSHCLKTHMKSHQVEENSVPSPSTT is encoded by the exons atgttttactgGATGAAGAGCGGCAACAGCGGCGGCTCCGAACCGGTCGACAGCGTCGGTAACATGTCCAAGAGCGACATACTGAGAGGAATCGTCACCGAGAAAATGAGCACAGCCGCCCGGGAGATCTTAGCGGTGGTGGAGAGGACTGTAGCCGACTACGAGGAGGAGGCTGCGGGCTTCAGGCGAGAGATCGGCCGTCAGAGGAGACTGCTGGAGCTCCTGCAGCCTAACGTCTCtctggagaaaagag tccTACAGCCTGATGTGGAGAGGCATGAGGTGGAAGTCGTGcctgaggacagagaggagcaACAGCACAAGCAACAGACAG GTGTGGAGGAAACTGAGAGCCTGGGCCTGCTTTGGTATGACGAcattgatgatgatgaagaggagcAGGAGTTGGTGCAACCAACAAGTTCCCGACAAAAACGAGAAGATCTAAAGGACCCAGATTATAAAATACCATCAAG AATTCCGACTGTCAGGAAGAAGCCCGGCAGACCTCGCATCAGTGACACAAAGAACCATATAGATCTCAGAGTCCGTATCCTGGAGGACTCTCACACCAATGTGCTCTCTAAGACGG TATTCAAGAAGTTCCCAGCACAGGACCTGAAGTGCCCTCTTGGTCTACAGGAAGCTGACTTCCTGGACTTGTTGAAGTCCACCTTTCCTCAGCTGGCAGATGATGAACCTTTTGACTTGTTCACAACGGACAGAAGCCGGAGGCTCCAGCCCCTAAAAGTGAAGACTGTGACTCCAGAGGAGATCCACAGGTTTACTGGAAACTCTGCCCTTTACATCCGCCTCAAG ACtagtgaggaggaagagaaagagtTTCCTCCTTCACCAACAAATGATGACTGTCCATCCAGCGATGCCGACGTAACAAAAAACAACGAAGCCGAACTCCAGTcaag CCCTGTTCAGCATACAGACAGTCCCAGTGTGGACATTTTGGCCAGCAGCTCAACGTCACAAAAGCAAGACCTGCAAACAGATGAAGAGGCCCGTGAGAGAGAAGTGGACAGCAAAGATGAACACAAGGCCTTGGCTGTAGGTAAAAACTTTAAACCTGTTTCTGAGCGCCAGGTGacaaaaaagatgaagaaacaAGTGCGCAAAAGTGACATGAAAGAGATAGAGAAGAGTAAAATAGCCTGTAAAGTGTGTGGAGTGTGGTACTTGAACCTGGGCAGCTTGATCAAACACACCTGGAGTCACCTGGAGGAGCCGCAGGGTGGTTGTGGAGTTTGTGGAGAGCAGTTTGAATCTGTGGATGAGTTGAAGAGGCATATCAGAATTCACCAGAAAACTCACGACTGCTCATATTGTGGAAAGTCTTTCTTCACCATCGTCGGTCTTAACAGCCACGTCTCTCTGCACACAGGAGACAGGCCATTCAAATGTAAGATTTGCAGCAAAACCTTTGCTTACATGTCTGGTCTGAATGCTCACCATTGGGTCCACGTGGAAGAGAAACCACACAAATGTGACATTTGTCCAAAATCCTTTGGTTTGAAGGCGCAGCTCCAAGCTCACAGCAAGATACACACCAGCAAAGACAGATACGTCTGCAATATCTGTGGAAAGTCTGTGTGCGACCTTCGATCTTTGACCCGCCACAAGTTCACTCACTCTGGAGAGCGGCCGTATGGCTGCCAAATCTGCGGGAAGCGTTTCAAACTTTCCGGCAACTTGAAGTCCCACGAGAAGATCCACATGGCCAGGGAGCGACCTTTCCTCTGCCACGTCTGCTGCAAATCCTTCCTGTCAAACTGCAGCCTGATGACTCACATGAAGACGCACAGCAGCGAGAGGCCGCACGTCTGCGGCGTGTGCAGCAAAGGCTTCGTGTCCAACGGCGAACTCAAGGTTCACATGCGAGTGCACACTGGCGAGGCGCCGTACGGCTGTTCCGAGTGCGGCCGTTTCTTCAAACGCAAGACTCACCTGACCAACCACATCAGGAGCCACTTGGGCATCAAACGGTTTGTGTGTGCGATCTGTGGGAAGGCGTGCTCTCGCCAGGAACACCTGACGGTCCACATGAGGACCCACAACGGAGAGAGACCGTACCAGTGCACCATCTGCGAAAAAGCCTTCACCCAGAGCCACTGTCTGAAAACGCACATGAAGAGCCACCAGGTGGAGGAAAACTCTGTCCCCAGTCCATCCACAACCTAA
- the LOC100697900 gene encoding ceramide-1-phosphate transfer protein encodes MVFLRRTLLLRYLLLSAMLALLLFVSSFWLPQGGARECGSPWQPCLSFYHQKPAPPWAPEQWVEPDGALSLIKECPGQSFQASHLLLYLKSSLANDDDILLEPYLKSWDQLLKFMESLGPMVSFFSQKVQEKVVLIRELSLRHNAEANGKPAGLQTPEAFGLKAGAYHSVRSMMEAELKADMVNFSYRTDSGCRTLLRLHRSLLWLKLMLEGLAEGPDENGQYKTPGELSRDAYKVALAPHHPWVLRQAAEFVFLALPERQYFLQLVCVQNQQEATPILRIIIHALTLVHTRTQQLLAERDMLDLP; translated from the exons ATGGTTTTCCTCAGACGGACGCTGCTGCTTCGTTACCTGCTGCTGTCGGCCATGTTGGCTCTGCTCCTCTTCGTCAGCTCTTTCTGGCTGC CCCAGGGTGGAGCCCGGGAGTGTGGCAGCCCCTGGCAGCCATGTTTGAGTTTTTACCACCAGAAG CCGGCGCCTCCGTGGGCCCCTGAGCAGTGGGTGGAGCCAGATGGAGCCCTATCCCTCATAAAGGAGTGCCCCGGCCAGTCATTTCAGGCTTCGCATCTGCTGCTGTACCTGAAATCCAGCCTGGCAAACGACGATGACATCCTGCTGGAGCCATACCTGAAGAGCTGGGACCAGCTGCTGAA GTTCATGGAGTCGCTTGGGCCGATGGTGAGTTTCTTCTCTCAGAAGGTGCAAGAAAAGGTTGTGCTGATTCGAGAGCTGTCACTCAGACACAATGCAGAGGCTAATGGGAAACCAGCTGGACTACAAACCCCAGAAGCATTTGGATTGAAAGCAGGG GCGTATCATTCCGTTAGATCCATGATGGAGGCGGAGCTGAAAGCGGATATGGTTAACTTCTCGTACCGCACAGACTCAGGCTGCAGGACGCTGCTCCGGCTGCACCGTTCCCTCCTCTGGCTGAAGCTCATGTTGGAGGGTTTGGCTGAAGGACCGGATGAAAACGGACAATACAAAACACCGGGAGAGCTGAGCAG GGATGCCTACAAGGTGGCGCTGGCCCCACACCACCCCTGGGTGCTTCGGCAGGCGGCAGAATTTGTCTTCCTCGCGCTTCCCGAGAGACAGTACTTTCTGCAGCTGGTGTGTGTGCAGAACCAGCAGGAGGCCACGCCCATCCTGCGCATCATCATCCACGCCCTGACGCTGGTGCACACACGAACTCAGCAGCTTCTGGCCGAGCGAGACATGCTGGATCTGCCCTGA